One stretch of Juglans regia cultivar Chandler unplaced genomic scaffold, Walnut 2.0 Scaffold_648, whole genome shotgun sequence DNA includes these proteins:
- the LOC118346061 gene encoding UPF0481 protein At3g47200-like: MVKVDSKIKRGTGKKTKGASTSEDHGESSFEDLEIGASDTSTQNCCIYSVPKTLVEVSGKKWFEPRVVSIGHYNCKNDAKHKRLQVKQKHKQEFCSILQSRVKTSMEELMEIIRRPVLEAADARSAHYSQKTKLNSATIDPFLRMLVLDGCFMLELFRVLGKSKKIESDHPLASVAWAIPQFYGDLLLLENQIPFVVLKKLFETSKMPDEDYPLSLLALRFFNKVMRRSDEDLKKMSEKLNDSLHLLDLVRLSFITRDLDQPPEEKKPVPVIYCITKLLKAGIKIKLREAADNFLAVKFKNGVIEMPKITVDYFMHSLVVNCRAFEQLDNKSSKHITVYAYFPDCLVNTSKDVEYLYEQNIIDGYVGKNSEVVQFINKLGKEMDVETDQFYLYNFFEKVNHRYNVKWKVRWTEFKHRYFNTPWSFISLLAALVLLALTILQTYYTIYAYYDPK, translated from the coding sequence ATGGTCAAGGTTGATTCAAAAATTAAACGAGGAACAGGGAAAAAAACTAAAGGAGCCTCGACGAGTGAGGATCATGGGGAGTCGTCTTTCGAAGACTTGGAAATTGGGGCCTCCGATACTTCCACACAGAATTGCTGCATCTACAGTGTTCCGAAGACACTCGTCGAGGTCAGCGGCAAGAAATGGTTCGAGCCCCGCGTCGTCTCCATAGGGCACTACAACTGCAAGAACGACGCGAAACATAAACGCCTCCAAGTGAAACAAAAGCACAAGCAGGAGTTCTGTAGCATTCTACAGTCCCGCGTCAAAACAAGCATGGAAGAATTGATGGAAATCATACGCCGGCCAGTACTTGAAGCTGCTGATGCCAGATCAGCTCATTACTCACAAAAGACTAAGCTCAACTCCGCGACGATCGATCCGTTCCTCAGAATGCTGGTTCTTGATGGttgttttatgttagaattGTTTCGAGTACTTGGAAAATCGAAAAAGATCGAGTCTGATCACCCTCTCGCCTCCGTGGCATGGGCAATACCACAGTTCTACGGGGATCTTCTTCTGCTTGAGAATCAGATCCCCTTTGTTGTTCTGAAAAAGTTATTCGAAACTTCCAAAATGCCTGATGAGGACTATCCTTTGTCCTTGCTAGCTTTGAGATTCTTTAACAAGGTAATGCGCAGATCCGATGAAGATCTCAAAAAGATGAGCGAGAAACTCAATGACAGCTTGCATTTGCTGGACTTGGTTCGGTTAAGTTTTATCACCCGCGATCTAGATCAGCCACCAGAGGAGAAAAAACCAGTACCGGTGATATACTGCATCACGAAGCTCCTCAAAGCGGGGATTAAGATCAAACTGCGTGAGGCGGCCGACAACTTCTTGGCTGTGAAATTCAAGAACGGAGTGATTGAGATGCCCAAAATAACCGTCGACTACTTCATGCACTCTTTGGTGGTGAACTGTCGGGCATTCGAGCAGTTGGACAACAAAAGCTCCAAGCACATCACAGTTTACGCCTATTTCCCGGACTGCTTAGTAAACACATCCAAGGACGTCGAGTACCTTTACGAACAAAACATCATTGACGGTTATGTTGGGAAGAACAGCGAGGTCGTGCAATTCATCAACAAGTTGGGGAAGGAGATGGATGTTGAAACCGATCAGTTTTATTTATACAACTTTTTCGAAAAGGTAAACCATCGTTATAATGTCAAGTGGAAAGTGCGATGGACGGAGTTCAAGCATAGGTACTTTAATACGCCATGGTCATTCATTTCGTTATTGGCAGCCCTTGTGTTGTTAGCGTTAACCATTTTGCAGACCTACTACACCATCTACGCTTATTATGATCCTAAATAA